GCAAAGGCGGTTGGCCTACAAACAATTCATTTGTTGCCACCGAAAACGATGGCAGATATATTCAGATAGCAATAGAATTATTTGATTTCCTCGAAATCCAGGTAATCCCCTTTATCAGCTTTTCTGGCGTTGGCGCGTTCTGCCTGTTGCTGTTGTGCCTGGGCAGCTTGTCGCTGCGCCTGTTCCTGTTGCTGATATTGACGGCGAAGATGCTCCTGAATATCACCCATCTGTCTGCGTACGTGTTTGGTAGACTGATACACTGGTACGATGAAGCCGAACACCAGTTTATACAGTAACCAGAACACAAAAGCTAAAAATGCATATTTCAGTATCATATAGGCAAATTTAACAGTTAATCTGTTTTCGGGACAGAAAAAAGAGGGGGTTTAAGTTTTCTTTAACAGCCCCGGAAACAGATTAAAAGTCTATAAACCAAGCAGCGCGGCACTTTCAATAGCTGCTTTCTTATTGTATTCCCAGGCAAGCCTGCGGTAATTGATGGCATCTACGATCGTACCGATCACACACAAACCGCCTGTAAGAAAATAGAGGATGCCTAATCCGATCTGGTTCATCAGGAACCGGTGGATACCAGCAGCGCCTATCAGACCAATGAGGCAGCAGATAAGGATGATGGTCGGTTCTTTACGACGGCCCTGATAGATGGCAAGGAACCGCTGCCGGTTCTCGGTCGAATAATTTCTGGTCAGTTCCTGCAGCCACAGGAGCTCTTCCTGCTCTATGCCTGGTAGGGATGCAAAAGAATAGTCGTTCATGTATAATGGTTTTTAAGTTCCGCAAAAGACTGCCATTGTAATCTGGCCAGCTGGCAAGTCCGGTAAATAAGCATTACCAGTGCAAAGGGGCCGAGATAGTGGCTTTTGAAAGCTGCTCTCCATTCGCCATGCAAGAGGAAACTGATCGAGTGTCCGAGTCCACAACCGGGGCACCAGGGTATTCCGATACGCTTCAGCAAACAAAATCCGGGACCATTGTCGCTATGTGGATCCATGAAAAACAGGAGAACAAGCGCGGTCGGCCAGATGATCAACTCAAAGTTAATACGTTGTATGTATGCTTTAATTTGCATGCCTGAGAGAAAGGCAAAAGTTATTATTATTTTTTAAAATCTATGCGGACAGGGAGTTTTCTCTTATTAATTTATTTGCTACAAGTTAAAGAAAATGTTCTTGGATCAAAATAAAATGCTAATTTTGCATTAGGAAAATGATACTAACGAAGGGGACTGAGCGGTCCCCTTCTCGTTTTTTTATGGCAAACGAACAAGTAATAACAAATATCCGGGACATGGCTGCTGAAATGCTGTCGCCTTATCCTGAATACTTCGTAGTAGACGTGCGGATAAAACCCACAAATAATGTAAAACTCTTTGTAGATGGGGATAATGGTGTTCCGGTAGATAAGCTGGTCGCATTCAACCGGAACCTGTACACCAGGCTGGAAGAAGCTAATTTGTTCCCGGACAATGATTTTTCCCTGGAAGTATCTTCCCCCGGACTGGACGAGCCGTTGAAACTTCTCCGTCAATACTTAAAAAATATTGGTCGCAAGGTAGCTGTTACTTTATTGGATAACTCCGAAAAAGAAGGTACGCTGGTGTCTGTAACTGAGGAGATTGTAACAATTGAAGAGCAGGTGGGTAAGAAAAAGGAGAAAAAAACAACAGAGATAAACTTAAATGAAATCAAGCACACGAAGGTGTGCATCGTGTTTTAAAATATAATATAACCGAAACATGGCTAGTATTAACCTGATTGAGTCATTCACGGAGTTTAAAGAGGCGGAAAACATTGACCGCCCGACGTTAATGAAAGTGTTGGAAGATGTGTTCAAGACTCTTCTCCGTAAAAAGTATGGCTCTGATGAGAACTTTGACGTGATTGTAAATACTGAGAAAGGTGACCTGGAAATTTTACGCCGCCGTACCATTGTAACAGATGGAGAGGTGGAAGATGATAATGCCCAGATCGCTTATTCGGAAGCCATTTTAGTTGAACCAGATTATCAGGTAGGTGAAGATCTGTATGAAGAGGTAGAGATCCTGGATTTCGGCCGCAGAGCCATCCTGGCTGCTAAGCAGACACTTTCTGCCCGTATCGGTGACCTGAAAAAGAACATTCTCGTTAAGAAATATGCAGACCGTGTCGGTGAAATTGTAACCGGTGAAGTGTACCAGGTTTGGAAAAAAGAAGTTTTATTGCTTGATGATGAAAGGAATGAGTTAATTTTACCTAAATCTGAACAAATTCCTACCGATTATTTCAAGAAAGGTGAAAATGTAAGGGCAGTAGTTAAGAAGGTGGAGATGAAAAACAACGCTCCGCTTATCATACTTTCCCGCACCCATCCTACCTTCCTGGCAAAATTGCTGGAAATTGAAGTTCCGGAGATCTTTGACGGCCTGATC
The DNA window shown above is from Chitinophaga agri and carries:
- a CDS encoding TM2 domain-containing protein encodes the protein MNDYSFASLPGIEQEELLWLQELTRNYSTENRQRFLAIYQGRRKEPTIILICCLIGLIGAAGIHRFLMNQIGLGILYFLTGGLCVIGTIVDAINYRRLAWEYNKKAAIESAALLGL
- a CDS encoding DUF4834 family protein, with the protein product MILKYAFLAFVFWLLYKLVFGFIVPVYQSTKHVRRQMGDIQEHLRRQYQQQEQAQRQAAQAQQQQAERANARKADKGDYLDFEEIK
- a CDS encoding DUF2752 domain-containing protein; translation: MQIKAYIQRINFELIIWPTALVLLFFMDPHSDNGPGFCLLKRIGIPWCPGCGLGHSISFLLHGEWRAAFKSHYLGPFALVMLIYRTCQLARLQWQSFAELKNHYT
- a CDS encoding ribosome maturation factor RimP; amino-acid sequence: MANEQVITNIRDMAAEMLSPYPEYFVVDVRIKPTNNVKLFVDGDNGVPVDKLVAFNRNLYTRLEEANLFPDNDFSLEVSSPGLDEPLKLLRQYLKNIGRKVAVTLLDNSEKEGTLVSVTEEIVTIEEQVGKKKEKKTTEINLNEIKHTKVCIVF
- the nusA gene encoding transcription termination factor NusA, encoding MASINLIESFTEFKEAENIDRPTLMKVLEDVFKTLLRKKYGSDENFDVIVNTEKGDLEILRRRTIVTDGEVEDDNAQIAYSEAILVEPDYQVGEDLYEEVEILDFGRRAILAAKQTLSARIGDLKKNILVKKYADRVGEIVTGEVYQVWKKEVLLLDDERNELILPKSEQIPTDYFKKGENVRAVVKKVEMKNNAPLIILSRTHPTFLAKLLEIEVPEIFDGLIVIKKIVREPGERAKVAVESYDDRIDPVGACVGMKGSRIHGIVRELRNENIDIINYTANIQLLIQRALTPARISRMEVDNENKYASVFLKADQVSLAIGKKGVNIKLACELTGYEIDVFRDEEQEQAEYDIDLSEFSDEIEEWILDELKRIGCDTARSVLDLTVEELVRRSDLEEETVKDVRRILQEEFDKE